A single Agromyces sp. CF514 DNA region contains:
- a CDS encoding ABC transporter substrate-binding protein: MFTAGKGRLAALAAVAVGATVALAGCSSGDPLDSGSGDASDSPTIVIGSQDYYSNAIIAEIYAQALEANDITVDRQFRIGQREVYIPEIEGGSIDLFPEYTGNLLQYYVPDTTAKTSDDVYAALADALPEGLRVLDQSPATDQDSYNVTKAFSDANGVTSLEDLAGVTTPITLGGNSELATRPYGPEGLKSVYGVDVAFTPIEDSGGPLTLKALVDDQVQMVNIYSADPNIGSNDLVTLADPKGLFLASNVVPVVSDKVTDDIAAIINTVSAALTPEDLVALNGLSVNEQQSEEQIASDWLAEKALF, translated from the coding sequence ATGTTCACAGCAGGAAAAGGCCGGCTCGCCGCGCTCGCGGCGGTCGCGGTCGGGGCGACAGTGGCCCTGGCAGGGTGCTCGTCTGGTGATCCGCTCGACAGCGGATCAGGAGATGCGAGCGACTCGCCGACGATCGTGATCGGCTCGCAGGACTACTACTCGAACGCGATCATCGCCGAGATCTACGCGCAGGCCCTCGAGGCGAACGACATCACGGTCGATCGCCAGTTCCGCATCGGCCAACGCGAGGTCTACATCCCCGAGATCGAGGGCGGGTCGATCGACCTGTTCCCCGAGTACACCGGAAACCTCCTCCAGTACTACGTGCCAGACACCACCGCGAAGACGAGCGACGACGTCTATGCGGCACTGGCCGACGCGCTGCCCGAGGGCCTGCGCGTGCTCGACCAGTCGCCCGCGACCGACCAGGACTCCTACAACGTCACGAAGGCGTTCTCCGACGCGAACGGCGTCACGAGCCTCGAGGACCTGGCCGGCGTCACGACTCCGATCACGCTCGGCGGCAACTCCGAGCTCGCGACGCGGCCCTACGGGCCCGAGGGCCTGAAGTCGGTGTACGGGGTCGACGTGGCGTTCACGCCCATCGAGGACAGCGGCGGACCGCTCACCCTCAAGGCGCTCGTCGACGACCAGGTGCAGATGGTGAACATCTACAGCGCCGACCCGAACATCGGATCGAACGACCTCGTGACGCTGGCCGACCCGAAGGGCCTGTTCCTCGCCTCGAACGTCGTGCCGGTCGTCAGCGACAAGGTGACCGACGACATCGCCGCGATCATCAACACCGTGAGCGCGGCGCTCACGCCCGAAGACCTGGTCGCGCTGAACGGGCTCAGCGTGAACGAGCAGCAGTCCGAG
- a CDS encoding ABC transporter permease: MNYFAEGFAWILDPVNWTGPGSIPQRLTEHLAVSGVVLVIAALIALPVGALIGHTGRGREVAVMVSGGLRALPTLGVLTLFGLWIGIGLTAPILALVILAIPPLLAGAYAGFESVDRRTVDAARAMGMREIQIVGGVELPLGLPILVGGIRSASVQVIATATLAAYLADEGLGRYIFEGLKTRDYAEMLGGSMLVIALALVVDGVFALLQRSVVPAGVRATRTAELRSRPARPRTVTG, translated from the coding sequence ATGAACTACTTCGCCGAGGGGTTCGCCTGGATCCTCGACCCCGTCAACTGGACGGGGCCTGGCAGCATCCCGCAGCGCCTGACCGAGCATCTCGCGGTCTCGGGCGTCGTGCTCGTGATCGCCGCGCTCATCGCCCTGCCGGTCGGCGCCCTGATCGGGCACACCGGCCGCGGGCGAGAGGTCGCCGTCATGGTCTCGGGCGGGCTGCGCGCGCTTCCGACGCTGGGCGTGCTCACGCTGTTCGGGCTGTGGATCGGCATCGGGCTCACGGCGCCGATCCTCGCGCTCGTGATCCTCGCGATCCCGCCGCTGCTTGCCGGAGCCTATGCGGGGTTCGAGTCGGTCGACCGCCGAACCGTCGACGCGGCGCGGGCGATGGGCATGCGGGAGATCCAGATCGTGGGCGGCGTCGAGCTGCCGCTCGGCCTGCCGATCCTCGTCGGCGGCATCCGCTCGGCGTCGGTGCAGGTCATCGCGACGGCCACGCTCGCGGCCTATCTCGCCGACGAGGGGCTGGGGCGTTACATCTTCGAGGGGCTGAAGACAAGGGATTACGCCGAGATGCTCGGCGGTTCCATGCTGGTGATCGCGCTCGCACTCGTGGTCGACGGCGTCTTCGCACTCCTCCAACGAAGCGTCGTCCCCGCTGGTGTGCGGGCGACGCGAACCGCAGAGCTCCGTTCGAGGCCGGCCCGGCCCCGAACGGTCACGGGGTGA
- a CDS encoding ABC transporter permease: MTWFWANLDHVGELMLVHLALSVPAIMLSFVISIPLGWVAHRYAWSRGVLLSVAAVLYAIPSLALFVSLPAITGFGVRSPLNLVIALTIYGVAVMVRTAADAFDSVSRDVRQSATALGYAASGRFWGVELPLAGPVLLSGLRVVIVSTVSLATVGAVIGVPSLGSLFTDGFQRGIQAEIITGIVATIVLAVVLDLAAVLLGRVLLPWTTTPRVGRRGRMPRAAASSAAAGSGQADSDTAGSEPARTSGAGVA, encoded by the coding sequence GTGACGTGGTTCTGGGCGAACCTCGACCACGTCGGCGAGCTCATGCTCGTGCACCTCGCATTGTCGGTGCCTGCCATCATGCTGAGTTTCGTGATCTCGATCCCGCTCGGGTGGGTCGCGCACCGGTACGCCTGGTCGCGCGGCGTGCTGCTCTCGGTCGCGGCGGTGCTCTACGCGATCCCGTCCCTCGCGCTCTTCGTGTCGCTGCCCGCCATCACCGGGTTCGGCGTGCGTTCGCCGCTCAACCTCGTGATCGCGCTGACGATCTACGGCGTCGCCGTGATGGTGCGCACCGCGGCCGACGCGTTCGACTCGGTCTCGCGCGACGTGCGCCAGTCGGCGACCGCGCTCGGCTACGCGGCATCCGGGCGGTTCTGGGGGGTCGAGCTGCCGCTCGCCGGGCCGGTGCTGCTGTCCGGGCTGCGGGTCGTGATCGTGAGCACCGTGAGCCTCGCCACGGTCGGCGCCGTCATCGGCGTGCCGAGCCTCGGCAGTCTCTTCACCGACGGGTTCCAGCGAGGCATCCAGGCTGAGATCATCACGGGCATCGTGGCGACGATCGTGCTCGCGGTCGTGCTCGATCTCGCGGCGGTGCTCCTCGGGCGAGTGCTGCTGCCCTGGACCACGACGCCGAGGGTCGGGCGGCGCGGGCGGATGCCGCGGGCGGCCGCGTCCTCCGCTGCGGCCGGTTCGGGGCAAGCCGACTCCGACACGGCCGGCTCCGAGCCGGCCCGCACCTCGGGGGCGGGCGTCGCATGA
- a CDS encoding ABC transporter ATP-binding protein gives MIEFRGVTKQYPDGTLAIEHVDIVIQPRTTTVLVGSSGSGKTTLLRMINRMVDPTAGQVLIDGTDVATLDPVRLRRGIGYVMQNSGLLPHRTVAENVATVPMLTGVPRRQARGRALELLDTVGLDRSLADKYPSQLSGGQQQRVGVARGLAVDPNILLMDEPFGAVDPIVRAELQQELLRLQAELGKTVVFVTHDIDEAFLLGDQVVIMQQGGRISQAASPAEILASPADAFVSDFVGADRGKRALHLTEVEGRQVVVDGDGRPAGVLAS, from the coding sequence ATGATCGAGTTCCGCGGTGTCACGAAGCAGTACCCCGACGGCACGCTCGCGATCGAGCACGTCGACATCGTGATCCAGCCCCGTACGACGACCGTGCTCGTCGGGTCGTCCGGTTCGGGCAAGACGACGCTGCTGCGCATGATCAACCGCATGGTCGACCCGACCGCCGGACAGGTGCTCATCGACGGCACGGATGTCGCGACGCTCGATCCGGTGCGACTGCGCCGCGGCATCGGCTACGTGATGCAGAACTCCGGCCTGCTGCCGCATCGCACGGTCGCGGAGAACGTGGCGACCGTCCCGATGCTGACGGGCGTCCCGAGGCGGCAGGCCCGCGGCCGGGCGCTCGAACTGCTCGACACGGTCGGGCTCGACCGGTCGCTCGCCGACAAGTACCCGTCGCAGCTCTCGGGCGGGCAGCAGCAGCGCGTCGGCGTGGCCCGTGGGCTCGCGGTCGACCCGAACATCCTGCTCATGGACGAGCCGTTCGGCGCCGTCGACCCGATCGTGCGCGCCGAGCTGCAGCAGGAGCTGCTGCGCCTGCAGGCCGAGCTCGGCAAGACGGTCGTGTTCGTGACGCACGACATCGACGAGGCGTTCCTGCTCGGCGACCAGGTCGTGATCATGCAGCAGGGCGGGCGCATCTCGCAGGCGGCCTCGCCTGCCGAGATCCTCGCCTCGCCGGCCGACGCGTTCGTCAGCGACTTCGTCGGTGCCGATCGCGGCAAGCGCGCCCTGCACCTGACCGAGGTCGAGGGCCGCCAGGTCGTGGTCGACGGCGACGGGCGACCCGCAGGGGTGCTCGCCTCGTGA
- a CDS encoding TetR/AcrR family transcriptional regulator, producing the protein MPNVDLILGADSSRKRSVRTEPTQRRSSQRLDALLDAAAEIVDESGFERLTTQMVAERAGASIGTVYRYFPDRVAVVDALRERAIQRFRERVADELARQAPATWWELIDISLDACIALYRDEPGFTVVHAGRRDRGDDHEPEFAARMAELIADEFEIDLAPDELRFRIGIALEVADSLINRAFERTVDGDERYLDEARALVQSYLREHLTAPRAASNAA; encoded by the coding sequence GTGCCGAATGTCGACCTGATCCTCGGGGCCGATTCGAGCAGGAAACGCTCAGTCCGCACCGAGCCCACGCAGCGACGCAGCTCGCAGCGACTCGACGCCCTGCTCGACGCAGCTGCCGAGATCGTCGACGAGTCCGGCTTCGAGCGCCTCACGACCCAGATGGTCGCCGAGCGCGCCGGCGCCTCGATCGGCACGGTCTACCGGTACTTCCCCGACCGCGTCGCGGTCGTCGACGCCCTGCGCGAACGGGCCATCCAGCGCTTCCGCGAGCGCGTGGCCGACGAGCTCGCCAGGCAGGCGCCCGCGACCTGGTGGGAGCTCATCGACATCTCGCTCGACGCGTGCATCGCGCTGTATCGCGACGAGCCCGGGTTCACGGTCGTGCACGCCGGACGTCGCGATCGCGGCGACGACCACGAGCCCGAGTTCGCAGCCCGCATGGCCGAGCTGATCGCCGACGAGTTCGAGATCGACCTCGCGCCCGACGAACTGCGGTTCCGCATCGGCATCGCGCTCGAGGTCGCCGACTCGCTCATCAATCGCGCGTTCGAGCGCACGGTCGACGGCGACGAGCGCTACCTCGACGAGGCACGCGCGCTCGTGCAGTCCTACCTCCGCGAGCACCTCACGGCTCCGCGCGCGGCCAGCAACGCCGCCTGA
- a CDS encoding App1 family protein, whose product MPANPPDPAGSPERQVRHRAARVEDWVHDLHVRWARRRGQVPTVVPYTGYGSTEWVRVLCRVLLSRQISADETSPRRRKRREQGIRGWRSFTSAPVGDVPVTIEVGGQRIEVRTDRGGVVDTRIPVSLAPGWHQATLSTPGSEQVVAPIQILDPEVSFGIISDVDDTVMVTALPRPFVAFWNTFVLDEHARMPTQGMSVLYERLVRAHPGVPVLYLSTGAWNVAPTLNRFLSRNLYPSGPLLLTDWGPTHDRWFRSGRAHKEENLRRLAGEFPGVKWLLIGDDGQHDEVIYADFAAEHPDNVAAIAIRQLSKGEAVLAGGRGKASQVEVRVPWVSASDGSTMADQLAEAGIL is encoded by the coding sequence ATGCCGGCCAATCCCCCCGATCCGGCCGGATCCCCCGAGCGCCAGGTCCGGCACCGTGCCGCGCGCGTCGAGGACTGGGTCCACGATCTGCACGTGCGCTGGGCTCGCCGCCGTGGGCAGGTGCCCACGGTGGTCCCGTATACGGGCTACGGCTCGACCGAGTGGGTGCGCGTGCTCTGCCGCGTGCTGCTCAGCAGGCAGATCTCGGCGGACGAGACGTCGCCGCGCCGCCGCAAGCGGCGCGAGCAGGGCATCCGCGGCTGGCGCAGCTTCACGAGCGCCCCGGTCGGCGACGTGCCGGTGACCATCGAGGTCGGCGGGCAGCGCATCGAGGTCCGCACCGACCGAGGCGGCGTGGTCGATACGCGCATCCCGGTCTCGTTGGCACCGGGCTGGCACCAGGCGACGCTCAGCACGCCGGGCTCCGAACAGGTCGTTGCTCCGATCCAGATCCTCGACCCCGAGGTCTCGTTCGGCATCATCTCCGACGTCGACGACACGGTCATGGTCACCGCACTCCCCCGGCCGTTCGTGGCCTTCTGGAACACCTTCGTGCTCGACGAGCACGCCCGCATGCCCACGCAGGGCATGTCGGTGCTCTACGAGCGCCTCGTGCGCGCACACCCGGGCGTCCCCGTGCTGTACCTCTCGACCGGCGCATGGAACGTCGCTCCGACGCTCAACCGCTTCCTCTCGCGCAACCTCTACCCGAGCGGGCCGCTGCTGCTCACCGACTGGGGTCCGACGCACGACCGCTGGTTCCGCAGCGGCCGCGCCCACAAGGAGGAGAACCTGCGCCGCCTCGCGGGCGAGTTCCCGGGCGTGAAGTGGCTCCTCATCGGCGACGACGGGCAGCACGACGAGGTCATCTACGCCGACTTCGCGGCCGAGCACCCCGACAACGTCGCCGCGATCGCGATCCGCCAGCTCTCCAAGGGCGAAGCGGTGCTCGCGGGCGGGCGCGGCAAGGCCTCGCAGGTCGAGGTCCGCGTGCCGTGGGTGTCGGCGAGCGACGGGTCGACCATGGCCGACCAGCTCGCCGAGGCCGGCATCCTCTAG
- a CDS encoding quinone-dependent dihydroorotate dehydrogenase produces MYRLLFSLFLSKMDPENAHHLAFRVIRALPTLGFGRVVEQFTKPDPSLAVEALGRSFPSPFGVAAGFDKDGFGVRGLGNLGFGHVEVGTITAVAQPGNERPRLFRLVGDRALVNRMGFNNGGADAAVGRLSRLARRRHRPVLGVNIGKSRVTAVEDAVGDYERSTRVLAPYADYLVVNVSSPNTPGLRGLQELDALAPLLETVRAAAGQTPLLVKIAPDLVDDEIARICELATRLGLDGIIATNTTISREGLRASAAEVERIGAGGLSGAPLAARSLEVLRLVRAHVSDAMCVISVGGVETADDVQERLDAGANLVQGYSAFIYRGPLWGRQVNRGLARIRRERAAEASVTV; encoded by the coding sequence ATGTACCGACTCCTCTTCTCCCTGTTCCTGTCCAAGATGGATCCCGAGAACGCGCATCACCTCGCGTTCCGGGTGATCCGCGCGCTGCCCACGCTCGGATTCGGGCGGGTGGTCGAGCAGTTCACGAAGCCCGACCCATCACTCGCGGTCGAGGCGCTCGGCCGCTCGTTCCCCTCGCCGTTCGGCGTCGCGGCGGGGTTCGATAAAGACGGGTTCGGCGTGCGCGGCCTCGGCAACCTCGGCTTCGGCCACGTCGAGGTCGGCACGATCACGGCCGTCGCGCAGCCGGGCAACGAGCGCCCGCGACTGTTCCGCCTCGTCGGCGATCGCGCCCTCGTGAACCGCATGGGCTTCAACAACGGTGGTGCGGATGCCGCGGTCGGCCGCCTCTCGCGGCTCGCGCGCCGGCGGCACCGGCCGGTGCTGGGCGTGAACATCGGCAAGAGCCGCGTCACGGCCGTCGAGGACGCCGTCGGCGACTACGAGCGCAGCACGCGCGTGCTGGCGCCGTACGCCGACTACCTGGTCGTGAACGTGAGCTCGCCGAACACGCCGGGCCTGCGCGGCCTGCAGGAGCTCGACGCGCTCGCACCCCTGCTCGAGACCGTCCGCGCGGCGGCCGGGCAGACGCCGCTGCTCGTGAAGATCGCACCCGACCTCGTCGACGACGAGATCGCGCGCATCTGCGAGCTGGCGACGCGCCTCGGCCTCGACGGCATCATCGCGACGAACACGACGATCTCCCGCGAGGGCCTTCGCGCCTCCGCGGCAGAGGTCGAGCGCATCGGCGCCGGCGGGCTGTCGGGCGCGCCGCTCGCGGCACGTTCGCTCGAGGTCCTCCGCCTCGTCCGCGCACACGTGTCCGACGCGATGTGCGTGATCTCGGTCGGCGGCGTCGAGACGGCAGACGACGTGCAGGAGCGCCTCGACGCGGGGGCGAACCTCGTGCAGGGCTACTCCGCGTTCATCTACCGCGGGCCGCTCTGGGGTCGGCAGGTCAATCGCGGACTCGCGCGCATCCGCCGCGAGCGTGCAGCCGAGGCATCCGTCACCGTCTGA
- the nrdR gene encoding transcriptional regulator NrdR, whose translation MYCPFCRHPDSRVIDSRTSDDGLSIRRRRQCPECGGRFSTTETASLSVIKRSGVTEPFSREKVVLGVKKACQGRPVTDSDLALLAQTVEETIRSTGTSQIEANDIGLAILPPLRDLDEVAYLRFASVYQAFESLDDFEAAIDQLREVHGRLPARPVE comes from the coding sequence ATGTACTGTCCGTTCTGCCGTCACCCGGATTCCCGAGTCATCGATTCCCGCACGAGCGACGATGGGCTCTCGATCCGCCGTCGTCGCCAGTGCCCGGAGTGCGGCGGGCGGTTCTCGACCACCGAGACGGCGAGCCTCTCGGTGATCAAGCGCAGCGGCGTCACCGAGCCGTTCAGCCGCGAGAAGGTCGTGCTCGGCGTCAAGAAAGCTTGTCAGGGGCGCCCGGTGACGGACTCCGACCTCGCGCTGCTCGCGCAGACGGTCGAGGAGACCATCCGGTCGACCGGCACCTCGCAGATCGAGGCGAACGACATCGGCCTGGCGATCCTGCCGCCGTTGCGCGATCTCGACGAGGTCGCCTACCTGCGGTTCGCGAGCGTGTACCAGGCCTTCGAGTCGCTCGACGACTTCGAGGCCGCGATCGACCAGCTGCGCGAGGTGCACGGGCGCCTTCCGGCCCGCCCGGTCGAGTAG
- the hisD gene encoding histidinol dehydrogenase: MLRTIDLRGSRPTPAELLALVPRAETDVTAALAPAGRIIDEVREHGEQALLEQAERFDGVRPAAIRVPADELRTALESLDPEVRAAVESTIARVRAASAAQVPAPVRTVLAPGAVIEQRWQPVERVGLYVPGGKAVYPSSVVMNVVPAQVAGVRSIALASPAQADHGGRIHPTIAAVAALLGVDEVYAMGGAGAIGAFAYGVPDLGLLPVQRVTGPGNVFVAAAKRLVAGVTGIDAEAGPTDILVIADSSADADFVAADLVSQAEHDELAASVLVTDSADFAEAVSARLEARVGATKHSARVRAAVEGPQSALVLVDDLEQAAAFANAFGAEHLEIQVADVDATLARIENAGAIFIGPYSPVSLGDYAAGSNHVLPTGGTARHVSGLSAATFLRPQQVVRYDEAALREVAPVIATLSDEEDLPAHGEAVTARFER; encoded by the coding sequence ATGCTGCGCACCATCGATCTCCGCGGATCCCGTCCGACCCCTGCCGAGCTGCTCGCGCTCGTCCCGCGCGCCGAGACGGATGTCACGGCCGCCCTCGCGCCGGCCGGCCGCATCATCGACGAGGTGCGGGAGCACGGCGAACAGGCGCTGCTCGAGCAGGCAGAGCGCTTCGACGGCGTGCGCCCCGCGGCGATCCGCGTGCCCGCCGACGAACTCCGGACGGCGCTCGAGTCGCTCGACCCCGAGGTGCGCGCAGCCGTGGAATCCACGATCGCGCGCGTGCGCGCGGCCAGCGCCGCCCAGGTGCCCGCACCGGTGCGGACCGTGCTCGCGCCCGGTGCCGTCATTGAACAGCGCTGGCAGCCCGTCGAGCGGGTCGGCCTCTACGTGCCGGGCGGTAAGGCCGTGTACCCGTCGAGCGTGGTCATGAACGTCGTTCCCGCGCAGGTCGCGGGCGTGCGGTCGATCGCCTTGGCCTCGCCCGCGCAGGCCGATCACGGGGGTCGCATCCACCCGACCATCGCCGCGGTCGCCGCGCTGCTCGGCGTCGACGAGGTCTACGCCATGGGCGGGGCCGGGGCGATCGGCGCCTTCGCCTACGGGGTGCCCGACCTCGGGCTGCTGCCCGTGCAGCGCGTGACCGGGCCGGGCAACGTGTTCGTCGCCGCGGCGAAGCGCCTCGTCGCCGGAGTCACCGGCATCGACGCCGAAGCGGGGCCCACCGACATCCTCGTCATCGCCGACTCGAGCGCCGACGCCGACTTCGTGGCCGCCGACCTCGTGAGCCAGGCCGAGCACGACGAGCTCGCGGCATCCGTGCTGGTGACCGACTCGGCCGACTTCGCCGAAGCCGTGAGCGCCAGGCTCGAGGCGCGCGTGGGCGCGACCAAGCACTCGGCGCGCGTCCGGGCCGCGGTCGAGGGTCCGCAGTCGGCGCTCGTGCTGGTCGACGACCTCGAGCAGGCCGCGGCCTTCGCCAACGCGTTCGGCGCCGAGCACCTCGAGATCCAGGTCGCCGACGTCGACGCGACGCTCGCGCGCATCGAGAATGCCGGCGCGATCTTCATCGGTCCGTACTCGCCCGTGAGCCTCGGCGACTATGCGGCGGGTTCGAACCACGTGCTGCCGACCGGTGGCACGGCGCGGCACGTGTCGGGGCTCTCGGCGGCGACGTTCCTGCGCCCGCAGCAGGTGGTGCGCTACGACGAGGCCGCACTCCGCGAGGTCGCTCCGGTGATCGCGACGCTCTCCGACGAGGAGGACCTGCCCGCCCACGGCGAGGCGGTCACGGCGCGGTTCGAGCGGTAG